In one Pseudomonas sp. SG20056 genomic region, the following are encoded:
- a CDS encoding AraC family transcriptional regulator, with protein MRAFVDTSNWPLPANGVRFITPPRLRRLLARHPLGQGCYPLALGYYPEALGHRMHRPQPEDHLLIYCRAGQGWLEMADGRLAVSGGDLLLLPKGVMHAYGADVDKPWTLYWVHFDGELVADFLKPLGKGPLWRIGVQPRLLAEFDALLNLRKQGLNLAHFVHAAHQLQVLLTSLAVLPARATLKSGRVLDVDAVQAVMRAHLHDALNLDELAAQFKLSRFHFAKTYRALTGHAPIQDFIQLKMAHACRLLDEGEQGIRQVAEQLGYDDVYYFSRLFRKVVGMAPSHYRALHQG; from the coding sequence ATGCGCGCTTTTGTCGATACATCCAACTGGCCATTGCCGGCCAATGGCGTGCGCTTTATCACGCCGCCCCGTCTGCGTCGCTTATTGGCAAGGCATCCCCTCGGGCAGGGCTGTTATCCCCTAGCCCTGGGTTACTACCCCGAGGCGCTGGGTCACCGCATGCATCGCCCGCAGCCGGAGGATCACCTGCTGATCTACTGCCGTGCCGGGCAGGGCTGGCTGGAGATGGCGGATGGACGATTAGCTGTCAGTGGTGGCGATCTGCTGCTGTTGCCAAAAGGCGTGATGCACGCCTATGGCGCGGACGTGGACAAGCCCTGGACGCTGTACTGGGTGCATTTTGATGGCGAGCTGGTAGCGGACTTTCTCAAGCCCTTAGGCAAGGGGCCGCTGTGGCGCATCGGCGTGCAGCCGCGCCTGCTGGCCGAGTTCGATGCCTTGCTCAACCTGCGCAAGCAGGGCTTGAATCTGGCGCATTTCGTTCATGCCGCGCACCAGTTGCAGGTGCTGCTGACTTCTCTGGCGGTGTTGCCGGCGCGCGCCACGCTGAAATCCGGGCGGGTGCTCGATGTCGACGCGGTGCAGGCGGTGATGCGCGCCCATCTGCATGACGCGCTTAATCTCGACGAGTTGGCCGCGCAGTTCAAACTGTCGCGCTTTCACTTCGCCAAAACCTACCGCGCCCTGACCGGGCATGCGCCGATTCAGGACTTTATCCAACTGAAAATGGCCCACGCCTGCCGCCTGCTCGATGAAGGCGAGCAGGGCATCCGCCAGGTGGCCGAGCAGTTGGGCTATGACGATGTGTATTACTTCTCGCGGCTGTTTCGCAAAGTGGTGGGCATGGCGCCCAGTCATTACCGGGCGCTGCATCAGGGGTAA
- a CDS encoding ABC transporter substrate-binding protein encodes MQRLTTALALWAGLTACAQAAEPITLGLNYPRTGPYKEEGLAQMRGALLAIDELNAQGGVLGRPLRLSSKDTASRPAKALKNVDKLASEGAAMLFGGSSSAVAIASGKRAAQHGLLYFGTLTYSNDTTGKDGHRYMFRECNNAWMSARVLGQYLSKNLPNKRYFYITSDYTWGHTTESSLRQTTSSEDSGQHPGLKVSFPGARLADYQDALTQAASSNAEVLALVLFGEDLVRAMRIAKDLGLTERMQIVAPNLTQSMVEQGGPGLMEGVIGTEPWTWRVPALEKSMRGEAFVKTFSERYAMYPSSSAASAYSIVYQWADAAKRANSLDSEALIKALEGHSYQLLKDQQTWRTLDHQNLQTVYAVKVKARAEVLKDPLKQDYFEIVDRLDATQAAPSLAEWQAERRAAGQPLTLQ; translated from the coding sequence ATGCAACGATTGACCACCGCCCTGGCCCTATGGGCCGGGCTTACTGCCTGTGCACAGGCGGCTGAGCCGATTACCCTCGGCCTCAACTACCCACGCACCGGCCCGTATAAGGAAGAAGGATTGGCACAAATGCGCGGAGCCTTGCTGGCCATCGACGAGCTCAACGCCCAGGGCGGTGTGCTCGGGCGTCCGCTGCGTCTATCCAGCAAGGACACCGCGTCGCGTCCGGCCAAGGCGCTGAAGAACGTCGACAAGCTGGCCAGCGAAGGCGCGGCCATGCTGTTTGGCGGCTCATCAAGCGCGGTGGCCATCGCCTCCGGCAAGCGTGCGGCGCAGCATGGGCTGCTGTATTTCGGCACCCTCACCTACTCCAACGACACCACCGGCAAGGACGGCCACCGCTATATGTTCCGCGAGTGCAACAACGCCTGGATGAGCGCGCGGGTGCTGGGCCAATACCTGAGCAAGAATCTGCCGAACAAGCGCTACTTCTATATCACCTCCGACTACACCTGGGGCCACACCACCGAAAGCTCGTTGCGCCAGACCACCAGCAGCGAAGACAGCGGCCAGCATCCTGGGCTCAAGGTGAGCTTCCCCGGCGCCCGCCTGGCCGACTATCAGGATGCCCTGACCCAGGCTGCATCGAGCAATGCCGAAGTGCTGGCCCTGGTGCTGTTCGGCGAAGACCTGGTGCGCGCCATGCGCATCGCCAAGGATCTGGGGCTGACCGAGCGCATGCAAATCGTGGCGCCCAACCTGACCCAGAGCATGGTCGAGCAAGGCGGCCCCGGCTTGATGGAAGGTGTAATCGGCACTGAACCCTGGACCTGGCGCGTACCCGCGCTGGAGAAATCCATGCGCGGCGAAGCCTTCGTCAAAACCTTCAGTGAACGCTACGCGATGTACCCATCCAGCTCTGCCGCGTCGGCCTACAGCATCGTCTATCAATGGGCCGATGCCGCCAAACGGGCGAACAGCCTCGACAGCGAAGCGCTGATCAAGGCCCTGGAAGGCCACAGCTATCAGCTGCTCAAGGATCAACAAACCTGGCGCACCCTCGACCACCAAAACCTGCAGACGGTGTATGCCGTCAAAGTCAAAGCGCGCGCCGAAGTGCTGAAAGACCCGCTCAAACAAGACTACTTTGAAATCGTCGATCGCCTCGACGCCACCCAAGCGGCACCCAGCCTCGCCGAATGGCAGGCCGAACGACGCGCCGCCGGGCAACCCCTGACCCTGCAATGA
- a CDS encoding enoyl-CoA hydratase, with protein MSNAIEAYNPGVFDLTHKLTVEKHGHTALITINQPPANTWDRDSLIGLKLLVEHLNRDDDIYALVITGQGGKFFSAGADLKLFADGDKARAREMARRFGEAFEALRDFRGVSIAAINGYAMGGGLECALACDIRIAERQAQMALPEATVGLLPCAGGTQHLSWLIGEGWAKRMILCGERVDAETALRIGLVEQVVDSGEARGHALLLAAKVARQSPVAVRTIKPLIQGARERSPNSWLSEERERFVDLFDADDTREGVNAFLEKRDPQWRNK; from the coding sequence ATGAGCAACGCCATCGAAGCCTACAACCCCGGCGTGTTTGACCTGACCCACAAGCTCACCGTGGAAAAGCACGGCCATACCGCGCTGATCACCATCAACCAGCCGCCGGCCAATACCTGGGACCGCGACTCGCTGATCGGCCTCAAGCTGCTGGTTGAACACCTCAACCGCGACGATGACATCTACGCCCTGGTGATTACCGGCCAGGGCGGCAAGTTCTTCAGCGCTGGCGCCGACCTCAAGCTGTTCGCCGATGGCGACAAGGCCCGTGCCCGCGAGATGGCCCGGCGTTTCGGCGAAGCCTTCGAGGCGCTGCGCGATTTCCGCGGCGTATCGATTGCCGCGATAAACGGCTACGCCATGGGCGGCGGCCTGGAATGCGCCCTGGCCTGCGATATCCGCATCGCCGAGCGCCAGGCACAGATGGCCCTACCGGAAGCCACGGTCGGCCTGCTGCCCTGCGCCGGCGGCACCCAGCACCTGAGCTGGCTGATCGGCGAAGGCTGGGCCAAACGCATGATTCTCTGCGGCGAGCGGGTGGATGCAGAAACCGCACTGCGCATCGGTCTGGTCGAGCAAGTGGTCGACAGCGGCGAAGCCCGTGGCCATGCCCTGCTGCTGGCGGCGAAAGTCGCGCGGCAAAGCCCGGTGGCAGTGCGCACCATCAAACCGCTGATCCAGGGCGCCCGCGAACGCAGCCCGAATAGCTGGCTGAGTGAAGAGCGCGAGCGCTTTGTCGACCTGTTCGACGCCGACGACACCCGCGAAGGGGTCAACGCCTTCCTGGAAAAACGCGACCCACAGTGGCGCAATAAATAA
- a CDS encoding sterol desaturase family protein: MDHIALNDFATSDLRPWLSALIVVLLGIAAIEGIALSRRTPGGYDWRAFAASIADAIGRGITDAVSTGLGLVLAILLLGWIYEHRLFTITMDTWWAFVLLFVGEELCYYWYHRSAHRVRWFWATHAVHHSPNQLTLATALRLGWTGKLTGTAVFFAPLVWLGFSPLAVMLAMSANLLYQFWLHTTWIPKLGSVFERWFNSPSNHRVHHGSNPEYLDCNYGGVLMLFDHLFGTYVEERADMPPRYGLTTPLLTYNPLRIAFHEWINLVRDVANARSLGDIWRALFAPPGAARRTTADQVPRKENASFND; encoded by the coding sequence ATGGATCACATCGCCTTGAATGACTTCGCGACTTCCGATCTGCGGCCCTGGCTCAGCGCCTTGATTGTCGTCTTGCTGGGTATTGCTGCCATTGAAGGCATCGCCCTCTCGCGTCGTACCCCGGGTGGCTATGATTGGCGAGCCTTTGCCGCGTCAATCGCTGATGCAATCGGGCGCGGCATCACCGACGCAGTGTCCACCGGGCTCGGCCTGGTGCTTGCGATTCTGCTGCTTGGCTGGATCTACGAGCATCGCCTGTTCACCATCACGATGGACACCTGGTGGGCCTTCGTACTGTTGTTCGTAGGCGAGGAGCTTTGCTACTACTGGTACCACCGAAGTGCCCATCGCGTGCGCTGGTTCTGGGCGACGCATGCCGTGCATCATTCACCCAATCAGCTGACGCTGGCCACCGCCCTGCGGCTGGGCTGGACGGGCAAGCTCACCGGTACGGCAGTGTTCTTCGCGCCGTTGGTATGGCTCGGTTTTTCACCGTTGGCGGTGATGCTCGCGATGTCGGCCAATCTGCTCTATCAGTTTTGGCTGCACACCACCTGGATACCGAAGCTGGGAAGCGTGTTTGAGCGCTGGTTCAATTCCCCCTCCAACCACCGCGTGCATCACGGCAGCAACCCGGAATACCTGGACTGTAACTATGGCGGCGTGCTGATGCTCTTCGACCACCTATTTGGCACCTATGTGGAGGAACGCGCCGATATGCCACCGCGCTATGGCCTGACCACTCCGCTGCTGACATACAACCCGTTGCGCATCGCCTTCCATGAGTGGATTAATCTGGTGCGTGATGTGGCTAACGCACGCAGCCTTGGGGATATCTGGCGCGCATTGTTCGCACCGCCCGGCGCGGCTAGACGTACAACAGCGGACCAAGTCCCGCGCAAAGAGAACGCAAGCTTCAACGACTAG
- a CDS encoding CoA-acylating methylmalonate-semialdehyde dehydrogenase, whose translation MAKAIPQLIDGEWRESRAREFIEVTDPATQEVLALAPKATAEEIEAAIASAKAAFLTWREVPVSDRARVMLRYQHLLKEHHDELAEILAGETGKTLADAKGDVWRGIEVVEQACNIASLMMGETMENVARDIDTASWIQPLGVCVGVTPFNFPAMIPLWMFPLAIAAGNTFILKPSEQDPLTPNRLAELFIEAGAPKGVLQVLHGAREVVDSLLTHPDIRAISFVGSVPVGQHIYRTGTAHLKRVQAFAGAKNHMVIMPDANKQQVLSNLVGASCGAAGQRCMAISVAVFVGESKQWIDELQAQMADLQPGYWTDGHAAFGPLISQQAKQRVLRLIAEGKAEGAECLLDGSHCAVEGYPNGNWVGPTLFRGVTAKMSLYREEIFGPVLVCMEVDTLEEAIELVNASPYGNGTSIFTRSGGAARHYQHAVEVGQVGINVPVPVPLPFFSFTGWKGSFYGDLHAYGKQGVRFFTETKTVTSRWFDEDSVAGANMTIQLK comes from the coding sequence ATGGCCAAGGCAATCCCACAGTTGATCGACGGTGAATGGCGCGAAAGCCGCGCCCGCGAATTTATCGAAGTCACCGACCCGGCAACCCAGGAAGTCCTGGCCCTGGCGCCCAAGGCTACCGCCGAGGAAATCGAAGCAGCGATTGCCAGTGCCAAGGCAGCCTTCCTCACCTGGCGCGAAGTGCCAGTATCTGACCGCGCGCGGGTGATGCTGCGTTACCAGCACCTGCTTAAGGAACACCATGACGAGCTGGCGGAAATTCTCGCCGGCGAAACCGGCAAGACCCTGGCCGATGCCAAGGGCGATGTCTGGCGCGGCATCGAGGTGGTCGAGCAGGCCTGCAATATCGCCAGCCTGATGATGGGCGAGACCATGGAGAACGTCGCCCGCGACATCGACACCGCCAGCTGGATTCAGCCGCTGGGCGTATGCGTGGGCGTCACCCCGTTCAACTTCCCGGCGATGATTCCGTTGTGGATGTTTCCCCTGGCCATCGCCGCCGGCAATACCTTTATTCTCAAGCCCTCGGAGCAGGACCCGCTGACCCCCAATCGCCTGGCCGAGCTGTTTATCGAAGCCGGCGCGCCCAAGGGCGTTTTGCAGGTGCTGCACGGTGCCCGCGAGGTGGTCGACAGCCTGCTCACCCATCCGGATATCCGTGCCATCTCCTTCGTCGGCTCGGTGCCGGTTGGCCAGCATATCTACCGCACGGGCACCGCGCACCTGAAGCGTGTGCAGGCCTTTGCCGGGGCGAAGAACCATATGGTGATCATGCCCGACGCCAACAAGCAGCAGGTGCTGAGCAACCTGGTCGGCGCCAGTTGCGGCGCGGCCGGGCAGCGTTGCATGGCGATCAGCGTGGCGGTGTTTGTCGGCGAATCGAAGCAGTGGATCGATGAGTTGCAGGCGCAAATGGCCGACCTGCAACCCGGCTACTGGACAGATGGCCACGCCGCCTTCGGCCCGTTGATCAGCCAGCAGGCGAAACAGCGTGTGCTGCGCCTGATTGCCGAGGGTAAGGCTGAAGGGGCCGAGTGCCTGCTGGACGGTTCGCACTGCGCAGTCGAGGGTTACCCCAATGGCAACTGGGTCGGCCCAACCCTGTTTCGCGGCGTTACCGCCAAGATGAGCCTGTACCGCGAGGAAATCTTCGGCCCGGTGCTGGTGTGCATGGAAGTCGATACGCTTGAGGAGGCCATCGAGCTGGTCAACGCCAGCCCCTACGGCAACGGCACCTCGATCTTCACCCGCTCCGGCGGCGCGGCGCGGCATTACCAGCACGCGGTGGAAGTCGGCCAGGTCGGCATCAACGTACCGGTGCCGGTGCCGCTGCCGTTCTTCTCCTTTACCGGTTGGAAGGGTTCGTTCTACGGTGACCTGCACGCCTACGGCAAACAGGGCGTGCGCTTCTTCACCGAAACCAAAACGGTGACCAGTCGCTGGTTTGATGAGGATTCGGTGGCCGGTGCAAATATGACTATTCAATTGAAATGA
- a CDS encoding enoyl-CoA hydratase/isomerase family protein: MNVQFEERPTQHGYRIGIASLDAEKSLNALSLPMIEALNAKLKAWADDPSIACVLLRGNGPKAFCAGGDVVQLVHQCREHPGEIPPLARRFFADEYRLDHRIHTYPKPFICWAHGHVLGGGMGLMQGAGIRIVTPSSRLGMPEVNIGLYPDVGGSWFLARLPGKLGLFLGLTASSINARDALDLDLADRVLLDSQQEDLLNGLAQLNWQDQSPQQLHSLLKALENQALGELPEAQWLPRRARIDELLDSADLPHAWRAISALHNDSDLLLARAAKTLAGGCPLTGHLVWEQIKRAKQLSLAEVFQMEYAISLNCCRHPEFPEGVRSRLIDKDHAPRWHWPDVANIPPQVIDAHFAPAWEGAHPLADL; this comes from the coding sequence ATGAATGTGCAATTCGAAGAACGCCCGACCCAACACGGTTACCGCATCGGTATCGCCAGCCTGGATGCCGAAAAGAGCCTCAATGCCCTGTCGCTGCCGATGATCGAAGCGCTGAATGCCAAGCTCAAGGCCTGGGCGGACGACCCGAGCATCGCCTGCGTGCTGCTGCGCGGCAACGGCCCCAAAGCGTTCTGCGCTGGCGGCGACGTGGTGCAGCTGGTGCATCAGTGCCGCGAACACCCGGGCGAAATCCCGCCCCTGGCGCGGCGTTTCTTTGCCGACGAATACCGCCTCGACCACCGCATCCACACCTACCCGAAACCCTTTATCTGCTGGGCCCACGGCCATGTGCTGGGCGGCGGTATGGGCCTGATGCAGGGTGCCGGCATCCGCATTGTCACCCCAAGCAGCCGCCTGGGCATGCCGGAAGTGAATATCGGTCTGTACCCGGATGTCGGCGGCAGCTGGTTCCTCGCGCGCCTGCCGGGCAAGCTCGGCCTGTTTCTCGGCCTGACCGCCAGCAGCATCAACGCCCGCGACGCCCTGGACCTGGATCTGGCCGACCGCGTACTGCTCGACAGCCAGCAGGAGGACCTGCTCAATGGCCTGGCCCAGCTCAACTGGCAGGACCAGAGCCCGCAGCAACTGCACAGCCTGCTCAAGGCTCTGGAAAATCAGGCCCTCGGCGAACTGCCGGAAGCCCAGTGGCTGCCGCGCCGCGCGCGCATCGACGAATTGCTCGACAGCGCCGACCTGCCCCACGCCTGGCGCGCCATCAGTGCCTTGCACAACGACAGCGACCTGCTACTGGCGCGTGCCGCCAAGACCCTGGCTGGCGGCTGTCCGCTGACCGGGCACCTGGTGTGGGAGCAGATCAAACGCGCCAAACAGCTGTCCCTGGCCGAAGTATTCCAGATGGAATACGCCATCAGCCTGAACTGCTGCCGCCACCCGGAATTCCCCGAGGGCGTGCGCTCGCGGCTGATCGACAAGGACCACGCGCCGCGCTGGCATTGGCCGGACGTAGCGAACATTCCGCCGCAGGTAATCGACGCGCACTTCGCCCCAGCCTGGGAAGGCGCCCACCCACTGGCAGACCTCTGA
- a CDS encoding acyl-CoA dehydrogenase family protein produces the protein MDFELSDEQRLLVDSARQFASRELAPHAADWDRDHHFPVDVIKRAAEQGYLALYIKEEDGGLGLSRLSSSLIFEQLSAGCIATTAFLTIHNMASWMLASFADQALKDAWLPRLVSGELLASYCLTEPDAGSDAAHLRTRAKRDGDDYVLDGSKCFISGAGSTDVLIVMARTGDESGAKGVSCFLVPADAEGVKYGRNELKMGWRAQPTRTITFEGVRIPAGNRIGPEGQGFVYAMKGLDGGRINIASCSLGAAQAALEQSLRYVEERKQFGKPLSDFQSLQFKLADMLTDLTASRQMVRLAAHKLDHGHSEASLYCAMAKRFATDHCFTLCNEALQLHGGYGYLNDYPLERWVRDSRVHQILEGTNEIMRVIIARRLLDQGGMLDRLL, from the coding sequence ATGGATTTCGAACTCAGCGATGAACAACGCCTGCTGGTAGACAGCGCCCGCCAGTTTGCCAGCCGTGAACTAGCCCCGCATGCCGCCGACTGGGACCGCGACCACCACTTCCCGGTGGATGTGATCAAGCGTGCGGCGGAACAGGGCTACCTGGCCCTGTACATCAAAGAAGAAGACGGCGGGCTGGGTTTGTCGCGGCTGTCTTCATCGCTGATTTTCGAACAGCTGTCGGCTGGCTGCATCGCCACCACGGCGTTTCTGACCATCCACAACATGGCCTCATGGATGCTCGCCTCCTTCGCCGACCAGGCGCTGAAAGATGCCTGGCTGCCGCGCCTGGTCAGCGGCGAACTGCTCGCTTCCTACTGTCTGACCGAACCGGACGCCGGCTCCGACGCCGCCCACCTGCGCACCCGCGCCAAGCGTGATGGCGATGACTACGTTCTGGACGGCAGCAAGTGCTTTATCTCCGGCGCCGGCTCCACCGATGTACTGATCGTGATGGCGCGCACCGGCGACGAAAGCGGCGCCAAGGGTGTGTCCTGCTTCCTGGTGCCGGCCGATGCCGAGGGCGTGAAGTACGGACGCAATGAATTGAAAATGGGCTGGCGCGCCCAGCCTACTCGCACGATTACCTTCGAAGGCGTGCGCATCCCCGCCGGTAATCGCATCGGCCCAGAAGGCCAGGGCTTTGTCTACGCGATGAAGGGCCTGGATGGCGGGCGCATCAATATCGCCAGCTGCTCGCTGGGCGCGGCACAAGCGGCGCTGGAGCAATCGCTGCGTTATGTGGAAGAACGCAAACAGTTCGGCAAGCCGCTGAGCGACTTCCAGTCTCTGCAATTCAAGCTCGCCGACATGCTCACAGATCTGACCGCCAGCCGGCAGATGGTGCGTCTGGCCGCGCACAAGCTGGACCACGGCCACAGCGAAGCCAGCCTGTATTGCGCCATGGCCAAGCGCTTTGCCACTGATCACTGCTTCACCCTATGCAACGAAGCGCTGCAGCTGCATGGCGGTTACGGCTATCTGAACGACTACCCGCTGGAGCGCTGGGTGCGCGACAGCCGCGTGCACCAGATACTCGAAGGCACCAACGAAATCATGCGGGTGATCATCGCCCGCCGCCTGCTGGATCAAGGCGGCATGCTTGATCGCTTGCTGTAG